The following proteins are co-located in the Sporosarcina pasteurii genome:
- the cyoE gene encoding heme o synthase, which produces MTKNAIVSQEKVEHTSFSSERNLSSLFMDLKSLLKGIVLIANVLPVITGFWLAIYFTNSSFSDQRSLFLLTMIGSTFVMAGALVLNNWYEVDLDREMERTKKRPTVTGNFSLKTVLTMGIVFSIIGFVVLYFTTMEAVIYAFIGWFTYVVMYTMWMKRKYTLNTVMGSISGAVTPLIGWAALAPSYHYVPIVLALLLFIWQMPHTFAIAMRRHDEYKAAGVAMLPVVRGFDFTKRQIIIYVTCLLPLPFFLTSLGTIFVVIATILNVVWILLSIGGFFTNSDTKWARALFLYSVNYLAILFILMIIVTLPIFA; this is translated from the coding sequence ATGACTAAAAATGCGATAGTTTCTCAAGAGAAAGTTGAACATACTTCTTTTTCTAGTGAGAGGAATCTATCTAGCCTATTTATGGACTTGAAATCATTATTAAAAGGGATTGTATTAATCGCAAATGTACTGCCTGTTATTACAGGGTTTTGGCTAGCCATTTATTTTACAAACTCATCTTTTTCAGACCAAAGGAGTTTGTTTTTATTAACAATGATAGGAAGTACGTTTGTAATGGCGGGTGCGCTAGTTTTAAACAACTGGTATGAAGTAGACTTGGATCGTGAAATGGAACGGACAAAAAAACGACCAACTGTCACCGGCAACTTTTCATTGAAAACAGTATTAACAATGGGCATCGTGTTTTCAATTATTGGGTTCGTTGTATTATATTTTACTACAATGGAAGCGGTTATTTATGCGTTTATTGGTTGGTTTACATATGTCGTCATGTATACGATGTGGATGAAAAGGAAGTATACGTTAAATACAGTGATGGGTAGTATTTCTGGAGCCGTCACGCCGCTTATTGGGTGGGCTGCGTTAGCACCGAGTTATCATTATGTACCTATCGTTCTAGCTTTACTTTTATTTATTTGGCAAATGCCGCATACATTCGCAATTGCCATGAGAAGGCATGATGAATATAAAGCAGCTGGTGTTGCGATGCTACCGGTAGTACGCGGTTTTGATTTTACGAAGCGCCAAATTATTATTTACGTAACTTGTTTATTACCATTGCCATTCTTTTTAACCTCTCTTGGGACTATTTTTGTAGTGATTGCGACGATTTTAAATGTCGTTTGGATTTTACTAAGCATCGGTGGATTTTTTACAAATAGTGATACAAAGTGGGCGAGAGCATTATTTCTCTATTCAGTGAACTACTTGGCGATTTTATTTATTTTAATGATCATTGTGACATTACCTATTTTTGCATAA
- the ytaF gene encoding sporulation membrane protein YtaF produces the protein MIWIAILAFAISSSIDNLGVGMSYGIQKVQISAKQNLLIATICFLFSMGGIYLGIWIFTIIPGMLPVILGAVLLFIIGIRIILLAKPKHHEQPEVNEQETGLKGILKNPEVVGDSGGKSIGWIESIVLGVALSANALTNGIGAGLIGLSPLAISITAAIGSFFSVWIGVKIGSKVADIRIGAFTLGQFGTLLSGVILLVIAVVAFSNIYN, from the coding sequence GTGATTTGGATAGCGATTTTAGCTTTTGCAATTTCGTCTAGTATTGATAATTTAGGTGTCGGTATGTCATATGGGATTCAGAAAGTACAAATTAGTGCAAAACAAAATCTGTTAATTGCTACAATTTGTTTTTTGTTTAGCATGGGGGGCATTTACCTTGGCATTTGGATTTTCACAATTATCCCAGGTATGCTACCAGTCATTTTGGGTGCTGTTTTGTTATTTATCATTGGGATTCGTATCATTCTTTTAGCGAAGCCTAAGCATCATGAACAGCCCGAAGTGAATGAACAAGAAACAGGGCTTAAAGGGATTTTAAAAAACCCTGAAGTTGTTGGGGATAGTGGGGGCAAAAGTATTGGCTGGATAGAATCGATTGTTCTTGGGGTTGCGTTATCTGCCAACGCATTGACGAATGGGATTGGTGCAGGGCTTATCGGGTTGTCTCCTTTAGCCATATCGATCACAGCTGCTATCGGAAGTTTTTTTAGTGTTTGGATTGGTGTGAAAATAGGTAGCAAAGTAGCTGACATACGTATTGGTGCATTTACGCTTGGACAATTCGGTACGTTATTAAGTGGTGTTATTTTGTTGGTTATTGCAGTTGTTGCTTTTTCAAATATTTACAATTAA
- a CDS encoding methionine ABC transporter permease, producing MEKIIAYQPEIWLAIWQTFIMVGISILAAILIGLPLGTYLYLSRKGNLYENKLLFSILDTFVNIVRSFPFLLLVVFLIPFTRLVVGTAIGTTAATVPLSIIAIAYYARLVEQSLLDVPKGIIEAAISMGATKTQIIFKFLYREARSGLIFGLTTATISFVSYSTVMGIVGGGGVGDFAIRYGYQRFETELMTFTIIMMVILVQIIQVTGTTVSKKLDKRS from the coding sequence ATGGAGAAAATCATCGCTTACCAACCAGAAATTTGGCTTGCGATTTGGCAAACGTTTATTATGGTCGGCATTTCAATTCTTGCCGCCATACTCATCGGTTTGCCGCTCGGAACGTACTTGTATTTAAGTAGGAAAGGAAATTTATATGAGAATAAATTGCTATTTTCAATTTTAGATACCTTTGTCAATATTGTACGTTCATTTCCATTTTTACTGCTTGTCGTCTTTTTAATCCCTTTTACACGATTAGTTGTTGGAACAGCAATTGGTACGACTGCTGCGACGGTTCCACTGTCCATTATTGCTATTGCTTATTATGCAAGACTGGTTGAACAATCTCTACTAGACGTACCTAAAGGGATCATCGAAGCCGCAATTTCAATGGGTGCTACGAAAACGCAAATTATCTTCAAATTTCTATACCGAGAAGCACGTTCAGGCCTCATTTTCGGTCTAACGACTGCTACAATAAGTTTTGTCTCTTATTCTACAGTAATGGGGATAGTAGGTGGAGGAGGCGTTGGAGATTTCGCCATTCGATACGGTTACCAACGATTTGAGACGGAATTAATGACTTTTACCATTATCATGATGGTTATTCTTGTTCAAATCATTCAAGTTACAGGCACGACAGTCTCTAAAAAACTAGATAAACGTTCTTAA
- a CDS encoding DUF948 domain-containing protein has protein sequence MPFISIATFIVTIGFALVCIYIARLLLRVAGLIKSIGQTIDEVERQLDHTVLEAEQLILGIERTATDVGEKLQATTGIFTSVQEVGKATSLMSEEFKNRTKSYGQDRELLGTKPFIRSIQWGEYASVLFKAWHRGKKVGLQTKQQK, from the coding sequence ATGCCGTTTATTTCAATTGCGACGTTTATCGTGACAATCGGTTTTGCACTTGTTTGTATTTATATTGCCAGATTACTTCTTCGTGTTGCAGGTCTTATAAAGTCAATTGGACAAACAATCGATGAAGTGGAACGCCAATTAGATCATACAGTTTTGGAAGCCGAACAACTTATTTTAGGCATTGAACGAACAGCTACTGACGTGGGAGAAAAGTTACAAGCTACAACAGGCATTTTCACTTCAGTACAAGAGGTGGGCAAAGCTACTTCACTCATGAGTGAAGAGTTTAAAAACAGAACAAAAAGTTATGGACAAGACAGAGAACTGCTCGGAACGAAACCTTTTATACGATCCATCCAATGGGGAGAATACGCATCCGTATTATTTAAAGCTTGGCATCGTGGAAAAAAGGTTGGGCTTCAGACAAAGCAACAGAAATGA
- a CDS encoding YolD-like family protein, which translates to MDKIRDRGTKKWTAMMLPEHVELLRGWLAEDHYVERPAYEEWELELLQDEIQLAEASKSIVHIQTWKEGVVTSYQGKIIELNIESRQIILQDPFSIERLKVDDIIKVQSIT; encoded by the coding sequence GTGGATAAGATTCGTGATCGTGGTACAAAAAAGTGGACGGCGATGATGTTGCCTGAGCATGTTGAATTGTTAAGAGGTTGGTTAGCCGAAGATCATTACGTTGAAAGACCAGCGTATGAAGAGTGGGAACTTGAATTGCTCCAAGACGAAATTCAACTGGCGGAAGCATCCAAAAGTATTGTACACATTCAAACTTGGAAGGAAGGCGTTGTCACTTCTTATCAAGGGAAAATTATTGAACTTAATATTGAATCAAGGCAAATTATTTTGCAAGATCCATTTAGTATCGAACGATTAAAAGTAGATGACATTATCAAAGTCCAATCCATTACCTAG
- a CDS encoding proline/glycine betaine ABC transporter permease, with protein sequence MNYFHFPLEEWTNRFVNDWLLPNMSGFFDKISSLLSALVDGVTYLLTVVPAEIIVLILLFLSWKFAGKGMALFTLIGTIFIGSVDLWVEAMQTFSIVIVSTFISIIIGVPVGILTALNRTMDSIVRPILDFMQTLPSFVYLIPAILLFGLGNVPAVIATFIFAAPPAVRMTALGIRQVPNDVIEASKAFGTTSKQLLFKVQVPLAMPTIMAGVNQSIMLALSMAVVASMIGAPGLGTTVLTGISTVNVGLGLTGGLAIVVLAILLDRITQKLGQK encoded by the coding sequence ATGAATTATTTTCACTTTCCGTTAGAAGAATGGACAAACCGCTTTGTTAATGATTGGCTCCTGCCAAACATGAGTGGCTTTTTTGATAAAATCAGCTCGCTACTGAGTGCGCTTGTTGACGGTGTCACGTATTTATTAACAGTGGTTCCGGCAGAAATTATCGTATTAATCCTGCTGTTTTTATCTTGGAAATTTGCAGGTAAGGGAATGGCTTTATTTACATTAATTGGTACGATATTCATAGGATCAGTCGATCTTTGGGTTGAAGCAATGCAAACATTTTCAATCGTTATTGTATCAACATTCATTTCGATAATTATAGGGGTTCCAGTCGGGATTCTTACTGCATTAAATCGAACGATGGACAGTATCGTTCGTCCAATTTTAGATTTCATGCAAACATTACCTAGTTTTGTTTACTTAATTCCTGCGATTTTACTATTCGGATTAGGAAATGTACCCGCAGTAATTGCGACATTTATTTTCGCAGCACCTCCTGCAGTTCGTATGACAGCATTAGGGATTAGACAAGTTCCGAATGATGTCATTGAAGCTTCGAAAGCTTTCGGGACGACTTCAAAACAGTTATTGTTTAAAGTTCAAGTTCCATTAGCGATGCCAACAATCATGGCAGGTGTTAACCAATCGATTATGCTAGCGTTATCGATGGCGGTTGTTGCTTCTATGATTGGTGCGCCAGGACTTGGAACGACAGTCCTAACAGGGATTTCAACGGTCAACGTTGGCCTAGGATTGACAGGTGGATTAGCAATTGTTGTCCTCGCTATTTTACTAGATAGAATAACCCAGAAATTGGGTCAAAAATAA
- a CDS encoding glycine betaine/L-proline ABC transporter ATP-binding protein: MEKIEIKNLTKIFGAQPEKALTLLNNGDSKDDILEKTGMTVGVNKASFTVKSGEVFVIMGLSGSGKSTLIRLVNRLIEPTSGEVIIDGENLTNMDEKSLIETRRTKLGMVFQNFGLLPHRSVLSNVAYGLEIQNVDKAEREARALKVIEDVGLKGYENSFPRELSGGMQQRVGIARALTNDPDILLMDEAFSALDPIIRKEMQDELINLQSRLGKTILFITHDLDEALRLGDRIAIMKEGEIVQIGTSEEILENPADEYVSKFVQDVDRSKVLKASHIMEFPHKIANPNDNIETVLHKMEKLGRASIFVADDERNYQGLITIDTALKASKEDMPIDHLIVKDSVRIVPSNTPLSELIDVAVETKYPIAVVESGKLLGSISRTAILSGLVLGKEKNEDEVTVE; this comes from the coding sequence ATGGAAAAGATTGAAATTAAAAACTTGACAAAAATATTTGGTGCTCAACCTGAAAAAGCGTTAACGTTGCTGAATAATGGCGACTCTAAAGATGATATTTTAGAGAAGACAGGGATGACAGTAGGCGTTAACAAAGCTTCCTTTACAGTGAAATCCGGCGAAGTTTTCGTGATTATGGGACTATCCGGAAGTGGAAAATCAACATTAATTCGACTTGTGAATCGTTTAATTGAACCGACAAGTGGTGAAGTCATTATTGATGGCGAAAACTTAACGAATATGGATGAAAAATCACTTATTGAAACGAGAAGAACAAAACTTGGAATGGTGTTTCAAAACTTTGGCTTGTTGCCACATCGTTCTGTCTTAAGCAACGTAGCATATGGATTGGAAATTCAAAATGTTGATAAAGCTGAACGAGAAGCTAGAGCGCTGAAAGTAATCGAAGATGTCGGTTTGAAAGGCTATGAAAATAGTTTTCCGAGAGAGTTAAGCGGTGGAATGCAACAAAGAGTTGGCATTGCGAGAGCGCTTACGAATGATCCAGATATATTGTTAATGGACGAAGCGTTCAGTGCACTTGACCCAATTATTCGTAAGGAAATGCAAGACGAATTAATTAATCTCCAAAGTAGACTAGGAAAAACGATTCTTTTTATTACACATGATTTAGATGAGGCATTAAGGCTTGGTGACCGAATTGCGATTATGAAAGAGGGAGAAATCGTTCAAATTGGAACATCAGAAGAGATTTTAGAAAATCCAGCAGATGAATATGTTTCCAAGTTCGTACAAGATGTAGACCGCTCCAAAGTTTTGAAAGCATCCCACATCATGGAATTCCCTCATAAAATTGCAAATCCGAATGACAATATAGAGACAGTTTTACATAAGATGGAGAAATTAGGCAGAGCAAGCATTTTTGTTGCTGATGATGAGCGTAATTATCAAGGTTTAATTACAATTGATACTGCTTTAAAAGCAAGTAAAGAGGACATGCCCATTGATCATTTAATTGTTAAAGACTCGGTACGTATTGTCCCTTCAAATACTCCATTGAGTGAACTGATTGACGTTGCAGTCGAAACTAAATATCCGATAGCGGTCGTTGAAAGCGGAAAGCTGTTAGGGAGTATCTCTCGTACAGCGATACTTTCAGGACTCGTCCTTGGAAAAGAGAAAAATGAGGATGAGGTGACAGTAGAATGA
- a CDS encoding YunC family protein translates to MISLQPITIADHTFLSISVELPKTNLLMITNEIGYIMCGALDVALLNEKLKDRKVIAGRAVGVKTIEELLEAPLESVTYEAENLGITKGTIGRDALLAMI, encoded by the coding sequence ATGATTAGTTTACAACCTATTACGATTGCAGACCACACATTTCTAAGCATCTCTGTGGAATTACCAAAAACGAACCTGCTTATGATTACGAATGAAATCGGCTATATTATGTGTGGCGCACTTGACGTCGCTTTATTAAATGAAAAATTAAAAGATCGGAAAGTAATTGCTGGTCGGGCTGTCGGTGTGAAAACGATTGAAGAGTTGCTAGAAGCACCACTAGAATCTGTCACGTATGAAGCCGAGAACCTTGGCATTACAAAAGGAACCATTGGTCGGGATGCATTGCTTGCTATGATTTAA
- a CDS encoding glycerol-3-phosphate acyltransferase: MFLLLFVILILSYLIGCLHGSIVAQKLSGVNLKDTGVKNAGASNATIVLGKKYGALVAAIDIGKGALTIILLRYTLNWNTISPEILVTFIFSAGAAVILGHVFPFYMKFNGGKGTATIIGVLLALHWGLGLIALAIFIIATLVTDFIVFGVFTLYLSLIVIAIWKFSSLWTVLISVILLIIALYKHMENFKRMKVGEEKRVSAVFRKSK; this comes from the coding sequence ATGTTTCTTTTGCTTTTTGTAATTCTTATATTAAGTTATTTAATCGGTTGTTTGCACGGCTCTATCGTTGCCCAGAAGCTTTCTGGTGTAAATTTAAAGGATACAGGTGTAAAAAATGCAGGTGCTTCGAATGCCACGATTGTCTTAGGAAAAAAATACGGGGCACTCGTCGCGGCCATTGATATCGGAAAAGGTGCATTAACGATTATCTTGCTGCGTTACACATTAAACTGGAACACAATTTCTCCAGAGATTCTCGTCACTTTTATATTTAGTGCAGGAGCAGCGGTTATTTTAGGGCATGTATTTCCATTCTACATGAAATTCAATGGAGGCAAAGGGACTGCTACCATTATTGGTGTACTGCTCGCACTTCATTGGGGGCTAGGCTTGATTGCACTCGCCATATTTATTATCGCTACGCTGGTGACTGACTTTATTGTTTTCGGCGTCTTCACCCTCTACCTTTCGCTCATTGTAATTGCAATTTGGAAGTTTTCAAGCTTATGGACGGTGCTTATTTCTGTCATTCTACTTATCATTGCGTTATACAAACATATGGAAAATTTCAAGCGAATGAAAGTTGGTGAAGAAAAACGAGTTTCTGCTGTTTTTCGTAAATCCAAATAA
- a CDS encoding low molecular weight protein-tyrosine-phosphatase yields the protein MIQVLFVCLGNICRSPMAEAVFRQQIKEENLEDKITVDSAGTSNWHIGKRPHEGTLAKLEELNIPAEGMVGRQLAVEDLEKFDYIVGMDESNIRNIRSMLDEPEHPKIFRFLDLTDHHKDVPDPYYTGDFDETYELVKEGCQALLEKIKEEHQLA from the coding sequence ATGATTCAAGTTTTATTTGTCTGTCTTGGAAATATTTGTCGTTCACCCATGGCAGAAGCGGTTTTTCGACAGCAAATTAAAGAAGAAAACTTAGAAGATAAAATCACCGTAGATTCTGCTGGCACAAGTAATTGGCATATTGGGAAACGTCCCCATGAAGGGACATTAGCGAAACTTGAAGAATTAAATATTCCTGCAGAAGGAATGGTAGGGCGTCAACTTGCTGTAGAGGACTTAGAGAAATTCGATTATATTGTGGGAATGGATGAGAGTAATATTAGAAATATCCGGTCGATGTTGGATGAGCCAGAGCATCCCAAAATCTTCCGCTTCCTCGATTTAACAGACCATCATAAAGATGTGCCTGATCCATATTACACAGGAGATTTTGATGAAACTTACGAGCTAGTGAAAGAAGGTTGTCAAGCTTTATTGGAAAAGATAAAAGAAGAGCATCAACTGGCCTGA
- a CDS encoding glycine betaine ABC transporter substrate-binding protein: MTVKRFLMGMMAVLVLVVLAACSGDTIDEGNEGASTDKKDQTIKFGVTPWTSTVPPTKIAKLVLEDMGYKVEETNADVSSIYIGLSRGDLNVYMDSWFPTHQIHLDKYEGKVEDTAISYSDARSGLIVPTYMEDINKIEDLVGKEDLFENKIFGVEPGGNAAKIIDELIEGYGLDMEQVNSSEGGMLAQAIRLIEQEKPVVFYGWRPHTMFNKLDIKVIDDSKGYFSNPEIHVMTNAGLKEEAPEAYEFLSNWSISIDDVEEMIVAIEDGGDPEEVAREWIDNNQDKVNEMIGK; encoded by the coding sequence ATGACTGTGAAAAGATTTTTAATGGGAATGATGGCTGTACTTGTTTTGGTAGTACTGGCTGCTTGTTCAGGCGATACAATAGATGAAGGAAATGAAGGTGCATCAACTGACAAGAAAGATCAAACAATTAAGTTTGGTGTAACTCCATGGACGAGCACAGTTCCACCTACAAAAATTGCTAAGTTAGTTTTAGAAGATATGGGCTACAAAGTTGAGGAAACGAATGCTGATGTAAGTAGTATTTATATTGGCTTATCACGTGGAGACTTAAACGTTTATATGGATTCATGGTTCCCAACGCACCAGATCCATTTGGATAAGTATGAAGGAAAAGTTGAAGATACAGCGATTAGTTATTCTGACGCTCGTTCGGGATTAATTGTCCCAACATATATGGAAGACATTAATAAGATTGAGGATTTAGTCGGTAAAGAGGATTTATTTGAAAATAAGATTTTTGGTGTTGAGCCAGGTGGTAATGCCGCAAAAATCATTGATGAGCTAATTGAAGGATATGGCTTAGATATGGAACAAGTAAATTCATCTGAAGGTGGTATGCTTGCACAAGCAATTCGTTTAATTGAACAGGAAAAACCTGTTGTGTTTTACGGCTGGCGTCCACATACAATGTTCAACAAACTTGATATTAAAGTAATCGATGATTCAAAAGGCTACTTCAGTAACCCTGAAATCCATGTTATGACGAACGCTGGATTGAAAGAGGAGGCACCGGAAGCCTATGAATTCTTGAGCAACTGGAGTATTTCTATTGATGATGTGGAAGAAATGATTGTTGCAATAGAAGATGGCGGAGATCCAGAAGAAGTTGCACGTGAGTGGATTGATAATAACCAAGATAAAGTAAATGAAATGATTGGAAAATAA
- a CDS encoding MetQ/NlpA family ABC transporter substrate-binding protein yields MKRLLTILFATMLFLAACNSAKETNETTDGAASDDVVKIKVASLIPPMTDMLEAVKPALKEDGVDMEIVILGDNVQPNQALKDKEVDANFFQHPPYMEQFNEAHNANLVVVQPVYHAMLGAYSNKYNHVDELPEGAEVAVPNDSSNLARALLLLEKGGLITLKEDVGLTATQKDIVDNPKNLKITEVDLLMLARTIDDVDLVTMLPAYAEPLGLTPKNDSLIDEGESDFPIVVVAREDNANDEAIQKLAKHMAGPEIAKFIEENFSDTYMTASE; encoded by the coding sequence ATGAAAAGATTACTCACAATATTATTTGCCACAATGTTGTTTCTTGCAGCATGTAACTCAGCAAAAGAGACAAACGAAACTACGGACGGGGCTGCATCAGATGACGTTGTCAAGATTAAAGTTGCTTCCCTGATTCCGCCAATGACGGATATGTTAGAAGCGGTTAAACCTGCACTAAAAGAAGACGGTGTCGATATGGAAATTGTGATTTTAGGAGATAACGTACAGCCAAACCAAGCACTAAAAGATAAAGAAGTCGATGCAAACTTTTTCCAGCATCCACCATATATGGAGCAGTTTAATGAAGCCCATAATGCAAACCTTGTCGTTGTACAACCTGTTTATCATGCCATGCTAGGCGCTTATTCGAATAAATACAATCATGTTGATGAATTACCTGAAGGCGCCGAAGTTGCAGTGCCAAACGATTCTTCTAACTTGGCGCGTGCTTTATTATTGCTTGAAAAAGGCGGTCTTATCACGCTAAAAGAGGATGTTGGATTAACAGCAACGCAAAAAGACATTGTAGATAATCCAAAAAACCTTAAAATTACAGAAGTTGACCTACTTATGCTTGCCCGTACAATTGACGATGTTGACTTAGTCACTATGCTTCCTGCTTACGCAGAGCCACTTGGATTAACACCTAAAAATGATTCATTAATTGATGAAGGTGAATCAGACTTCCCAATCGTAGTCGTCGCACGTGAAGACAATGCGAATGACGAAGCAATCCAAAAACTTGCGAAACATATGGCAGGACCTGAAATTGCTAAATTTATCGAGGAAAACTTTTCAGACACTTATATGACTGCATCTGAATGA
- a CDS encoding catalase: MTNKNNKRRFTTAAGAPVVDNHNSMTAGPRGPMLLQDVWFLEKMAHFDREVIPERRMHAKGSGAYGTFTVTNDITQYTRAKIFSEVGKKTEMFARFSTVAGERGAADAERDIRGFALRFYTEEGNWDVVGNNTPVFFFRDPLHFPDLNHAVKRCPRTNMRSANNNWDFWTSLPEALHQITIVMSERGIPKSYRTMHGFGSHTFSMINADNERVWVKFHFRTQQGIENLTNKEAAEIVGVDRESHQRDLYESIEEGNFPKWKLYIQVMTEEEALKMPYNPFDLTKVWYKKDFPLIEVGEFELNRNPDNYFAEVEQAAFTPANVVPGISFSPDRMLQGRLFSYGDAQRYRLGVNHHQIPVNQPRCPVHSFHRDGAMRVDGNLGSTLHYEPNTYGEWDAQPDYKEPPLDIYGAADRWDFAEDDDNYFEQPGKLFNLMNDEQKEALFLNTAADIAPADKHIKLRHIAHCYKADPAYGQGVAEALQIPWSEVEAAGGLE; this comes from the coding sequence ATGACGAACAAAAACAACAAAAGAAGATTTACTACAGCGGCAGGCGCACCTGTTGTCGACAACCACAATTCAATGACCGCTGGTCCAAGAGGGCCGATGCTTCTCCAAGATGTATGGTTCTTAGAAAAAATGGCTCACTTTGACCGTGAAGTCATTCCAGAGCGTCGTATGCACGCAAAAGGGTCAGGTGCTTACGGAACATTTACAGTCACAAATGACATTACTCAATATACACGCGCGAAAATCTTCTCGGAAGTTGGGAAGAAAACTGAGATGTTTGCTCGCTTTTCAACAGTTGCTGGTGAACGTGGAGCAGCAGATGCAGAGAGAGATATTCGTGGCTTTGCATTAAGATTTTATACAGAGGAAGGTAACTGGGACGTTGTTGGAAATAATACACCGGTATTCTTCTTCAGAGATCCACTTCACTTCCCTGACTTAAATCACGCAGTAAAACGATGCCCGCGTACGAATATGCGAAGCGCAAACAATAACTGGGATTTCTGGACTTCACTTCCTGAAGCACTTCATCAAATAACAATCGTCATGAGCGAACGTGGGATTCCAAAATCCTATAGAACAATGCACGGTTTTGGAAGTCATACATTCAGCATGATTAATGCAGACAATGAGCGCGTTTGGGTGAAATTCCACTTCCGTACTCAACAAGGAATTGAAAATTTAACAAATAAAGAAGCTGCTGAAATAGTAGGTGTAGACCGCGAGAGCCATCAGCGCGACCTTTATGAATCGATTGAAGAAGGTAATTTCCCGAAATGGAAATTATATATTCAAGTGATGACAGAGGAAGAAGCTTTAAAAATGCCTTATAACCCATTTGACTTAACAAAAGTTTGGTATAAAAAAGATTTCCCACTCATTGAAGTTGGTGAATTCGAACTGAACAGAAATCCTGATAACTACTTTGCAGAAGTTGAACAAGCAGCATTCACACCTGCAAACGTTGTTCCTGGTATTAGCTTCTCTCCAGATAGAATGCTACAAGGCCGTCTATTTTCATATGGAGATGCACAACGTTACCGTTTAGGTGTAAACCACCATCAGATTCCAGTTAACCAACCACGTTGCCCTGTTCATAGTTTCCACCGTGACGGTGCAATGAGAGTTGATGGAAACTTAGGAAGCACACTTCATTACGAGCCAAACACTTATGGTGAGTGGGATGCACAGCCTGACTACAAAGAACCCCCACTAGATATTTACGGTGCGGCTGATCGTTGGGACTTTGCCGAAGATGATGACAACTATTTTGAACAACCAGGTAAATTGTTCAATTTAATGAATGACGAACAAAAAGAAGCATTATTCTTAAATACTGCAGCTGATATAGCACCTGCTGATAAACATATTAAACTTCGTCATATTGCCCACTGCTATAAAGCAGACCCTGCATACGGTCAAGGCGTTGCAGAAGCCCTCCAAATTCCTTGGAGCGAAGTAGAAGCAGCAGGTGGATTAGAATAA
- a CDS encoding methionine ABC transporter ATP-binding protein, whose product MIELIDVEKSFGDIKAVRPLSLTILKGEIHGIVGTSGAGKSTLIRMMNLLERPDKGTVRVGDQNLTSLTVHELRKARQRIGMIFQQFQLVLNRTVAENVEMPLELVGVKKTERKKRVKECLQFVGIADKHDAYPAELSGGQKQRVAIARALANHPAVLLCDEPTSSLDPETTLEVLQVLHHINQTLGVTIVIVTHGMDVIKSICERVSIMKNGQLIDSFAIQPEGIIQKEDQYIEDLRKLAVVKK is encoded by the coding sequence ATGATTGAGCTTATAGATGTTGAGAAATCATTCGGGGACATTAAAGCTGTCCGTCCTTTATCGTTAACAATTCTTAAAGGAGAAATTCATGGCATTGTTGGAACAAGTGGTGCTGGGAAATCTACATTAATTCGAATGATGAATCTTTTAGAGAGACCCGATAAAGGGACAGTACGTGTAGGTGACCAAAACTTAACTTCACTCACGGTTCATGAATTACGTAAAGCGAGACAGCGTATCGGGATGATTTTCCAACAATTTCAATTAGTCCTCAATCGTACTGTTGCTGAAAATGTAGAAATGCCACTTGAACTAGTTGGCGTCAAAAAAACCGAAAGAAAGAAACGCGTAAAGGAATGTCTGCAATTTGTAGGCATTGCTGATAAACACGATGCTTATCCCGCTGAATTAAGCGGAGGTCAAAAACAAAGAGTTGCCATTGCGCGTGCATTAGCGAATCACCCTGCTGTTCTCTTATGTGACGAACCAACTTCATCACTCGATCCGGAAACGACGCTAGAAGTACTTCAAGTACTACACCATATTAATCAAACATTAGGTGTCACGATTGTTATCGTTACGCATGGAATGGATGTCATAAAAAGCATTTGTGAACGAGTCTCCATTATGAAAAATGGACAACTCATTGACAGTTTTGCGATTCAACCCGAAGGCATTATACAAAAAGAGGACCAATACATAGAAGATTTAAGAAAATTAGCGGTGGTGAAGAAATAA